The Chaetodon auriga isolate fChaAug3 chromosome 3, fChaAug3.hap1, whole genome shotgun sequence genome has a window encoding:
- the abca7 gene encoding phospholipid-transporting ATPase ABCA1 isoform X3: MSRLFIDAQTVLSYSGNRGLSGFQDLMESVRRLGERPGAWPNLPIEEYLRANETFSTFLLTNGSLSPVTVDQLLKARLNFQVSLAGAQMQLKDLVCNSSMLGQFLTVDGGEDAMNDLQTQLCDVPADILQEAERLFLSQLDLTKFVTRDRLMADAGNLRVISQAVTSVSRELAVLIDDFSSLSSFAEMSAALRLLSPENRSALPRESFRAFSRIMCGHPEVGGERIPSLNWYEDNDIKSFLGKNGTEDIDLDRDNNTTPFCKSLIQGLESNPLSRIVWRGMKPLLIGKLLYTPDTPAVRRVMKEVNKTFEGLQILQELNEAWMEVGPRIKNYMESSVEVQLLQDLLRRPEVAVLVNLRLENTSWTASRIARFLSTPSPDAPRKPGAPPTWLDVYNNLSHTITTLAQVTECFSLNKLEGLDTEGQMIDRALELLEDRQFWAGVVFLLPNSSSPDLPPHVTYKIRMDIDDVTRTNKIKDRFWDPGPAADPFNDMHYIWGGFVYVQDLVERAVNHILTGVQQTTGIYIQQMPYPCYVDDVFLRVLNRSLPLFMTLAWIYSVAMIIKGVVYEKEARLKETMRIMGLGTGTLWLSWFISSVVPFLVSAGLLIALLKWGDILPYSNPTVVFFFLTAFATATIMQCFLISTFFSKANLAAACGGLIYFGLYLPYVLCVAWRDRLNTTHRVLASFLSPVAFGFGCEYFSQYEEQGVGIQWYNLHSSPVEGDSYNFSTSILMLYVDAFIYAIAAWYIEAVFPGEYGIPRPWTFIFQINYWGGVPLEAGMPIPPAPTDQDEDHIEPEPTHLTLGVNIRNLVKIYKKGAKLAVNHLNLKFYEGQITSFLGHNGAGKTTTISVLTGLFPPTSGTVYIKGMDIRHDMNIIRRTLGVCPQHNVLFDILTVEEHVWFYGCLKGLSEAEVKAELDTLLEDVGLLHKRHEQTKNLSGGMQRKLSVAIAFVGGSKVVVLDEPTAGVDPYSRRGIWDLLLKYRKDRTIILSTHYMDEAELLGDRIAIISQGKLCCCGSPLFLKSRLGSGYYLTVVKREGLETSTPSSTSICTSTSNSTNKLPPLKDSESSMSEDTGLGSEESSSYLAALLSLAQHHIPGARLVEESGREAVVNLPQTASKDSSLSIFLSELDQRLPELGISSYGLSDSTLEEIFLRVAEETGVDAEPEQQAESPHRQQPSAGHRTERQHAEEPETGRKRLRKQEPQETDLLSGDGRGWIPMTGWWLTWQQLRALFIKRWLYARRSRRGFFAQIVLPAVFVLVALLFSLIVPPFGKYPALQLQPWMYGEQYTFFSNDAPGNPAMENLLEALLDPPGFGTKCMEKEQEDNSTSPQCERERGGLFMRPQVSYSTWQMFSRGNWSKDRPSPDCQCSTEDVRRMLPDCPEGAGGLPPPQMKRLTGDILQNLTSYNLSDYLVKTYSQILKKSLKTKKWVNEFRYGGFSLGGSSTQTLAQVHPVQESVMAIRTRYRVPKNSSLDHLLNRLPGFLGGLYSQNNVKVWYNNKGWHTMVSFVNVMNNGLLRASLPPGPERRRHGITAYNHPLNLTKEKLTEMAMVTTSVDVLVSICVIFAMSFVPASFVLFLIEERVSKAKHLQFVSGVKPIVYWLANFTWDMLNYTVPATIVVLIFIAFQQQSYVSETNLPALVLLLLLYGWSITPLMYPASFVFTVPSTAYVILTSINLFIGINGSIATFVLELFVDEHLNEVNRILKKVFLIFPHFCLGRGLIDMAKNQAMADAFQRLGTKPTLDPLRWDFVGKNLFAMAAEGVVFFIFTILLQYKFFIRFRPWWVKPEMPPLDPEDEDVARERERVRNGKAQSDILTMIDLSKVYKSGRKPAVDRLCLGIPRGECFGLLGVNGAGKTSTFRMLTGDTAVTYGEAFLNQHSVLTEMERVHQLMGYCPQFDAISDLLTGREHLEMYARLRGVPEESVAKVAQWGVKKLGLTQYAEREAGGYSGGNKRKLSTAVSLIGAPPVIFLDEPTTGMDPKAKRFLWNCILSVIKEGRAVVLTSHSMEECEALCTRMAIMVNGRFQCLGSVQHLKNRFGDGYTIILRVVDNRSNPDSCPISTYMKNSFPSIELKERHQNVLQFQLSSHACCLARVFDVLANNYEELGITDFSVSQTTLDQVFVNFAKEQSDDDHLTEVVTGNSTVQTHLNALPTRINPPTIQPPPPITPPQPSKTPKQQGMSSNSKPQESKSKKAKASKVKSKEGKANVEKSSSMAMTRIPQPEETNQPRRRGNSGSDSSNDGVRGESRKSSGSKHNAESSSKDPTALFMVNSNTQDSTL, translated from the exons GTTTCTTTGGCTGGAGCTCAGATGCAGCTGAAGGACTTGGTGTGTAATTCGAGCATGTTGGGACAGTTTCTGACGGTGGATGGGGGAGAGGACGCCATGAACGATCTTCAGACGCAGCTGTGTGACGTGCCAGCCGACATCCTGCAGGAGGCTGAACgccttttcctctctcagctCGACCTGACCAAGTTTGTCACG AGAGACCGTCTGATGGCCGACGCAGGAAACCTCAGGGTCATCAGTCAGGCTGTCACCTCAGTTTCCCGGGAGCTGGCTGTCCTCATTGATGAT ttctcatctctctccagcTTTGCAGAGATGAGTGCAGCTCTTCGTCTTCTGTCTCCAGAGAATCGCTCGGCGTTGCCCAGGGAGAGTTTTCGTGCTTTTTCAAGGATCATGTGCGGTCACCCTGAGGTTGGCGGTGAGCGGATCCCATCACTCAACTGGTATGAAGACAATGACATCAAGTCCTTCTTAGGAAAAAATGGCACTGAAGACATAGACCTGGACCGTGACAACAACACCA CTCCATTCTGCAAAAGTTTAATACAAGGTCTGGAGTCCAACCCTCTGTCTCGCATTGTGTGGCGAGGAATGAAACCTCTGTTAATTGGAAAGCTGCTGTATACACCAGACACTCCTGCAGTGCGACGAGTCATGAAAGAG GTGAACAAGACTTTCGAGGGCCTGCAGATCCTCCAggagctgaatgaagcctggatGGAGGTGGGACCACGGATCAAGAATTACATGGAGAGCAGTGTGGaggttcagctgctgcag gaTTTGTTGAGGCGGCCCGAGGTGGCAGTGCTAGTCAACCTGCGTCTGGAGAACACATCCTGGACAGCCTCACGGATCGCACGTTTCCTGTCCACACCCTCGCCAGACGCCCCGAGGAAACCTGGAGCACCGCCTACCTGGCTGGATGTCTACAACAACCTCAGCCACACCATCACCACTCTCGCTCAAGTCACTGAG TGTTTCTCCCTGAACAAGCTGGAGGGGTTGGACACCGAGGGTCAGATGATTGACAGGGCtttggagctgctggaggacaggCAGTTTTGGGCCGGTGTGGTTTTCCTGCTGCCCAACTCCTCCTCCCCTGACCTGCCACCCCACGTCACCTACAAAATCCGAATGGACATTGATGATGTGACCCGAACCAACAAGATCAAGGACAG GTTTTGGGATCCTGGTCCAGCAGCTGACCCATTTAATGACATGCACTACATTTGGGGCGGCTTTGTGTACGTCCAAGACCTGGTGGAGAGAGCTGTGAACCACATCCTGACTGGAGTTCAACAAACAACTGGCATCTACATCCAGCAGATGCCCTACCCTTGCTATGTGGATGATGT TTTCCTTCGAGTGCTGAACCGCTCTCTGCCACTCTTCATGACGTTGGCCTGGATCTACTCGGTGGCCATGATCATCAAAGGCGTGGTGTACGAGAAGGAGGCCAGGCTGAAGGAAACCATGAGGATCATGGGACTGGGAACAGGAACGCTGTGGCTCAGCTGGTTCATCAGCAGCGTGGTTCCTTTCCTGGTCTCTGCTGGACTCCTTATTGCTCTGCTCAAG TGGGGGGACATCCTACCATACAGCAACCCaactgttgtatttttcttcttgacGGCATTTGCCACCGCCACCatcatgcagtgtttcctcatcAGCACCTTCTTCTCCAAAGCCAACCTTGCTGCTGCATGTGGGGGGCTTATATACTTTGGCCTCTACCTGCCGTACGTACTGTGTGTGGCCTGGAGAGACCGCCTCAACACCACCCACCGAGTCCTCGCC AGTTTCCTTTCCCCAGTGGCCTTTGGCTTCGGCTGTGAGTATTTCTCTCAGTATGAAGAGCAAGGCGTGGGCATCCAGTGGTACAACCTCCACTCCAGCCCTGTGGAAGGAGACTCATACAACTTCTCTACCTCTATACTCATGCTTTATGTGGACGCCTTCATCTACGCCATCGCAGCCTGGTACATCGAAGCAGTGTTTCCTG GTGAATATGGGATCCCCAGGCCCTGGACCTTCATCTTCCAGATAAACTACTGGGGTGGAGTTCCTCTGGAGGCAGGCATGCCAATCCCCCCCGCACCCACAGACCAGGATGAAG aTCACATTGAACCAGAACCTACTCACCTGACCCTGGGTGTGAACATCAGAAACCTGGTGAAAATCTACAAGAAGGGAGCCAAACTGGCCGTCAATCACCTCAACCTGAAGTTCTACGAGGGGCAGATCACCTCCTTCCTTGGCCACAATGGAGCCGGCAAAACCACCACCAT ATCTGTCCTGACTGGCCTGTTCCCACCCACCTCGGGCACTGTGTACATCAAAGGGATGGACATCCGCCATGACATGAACATCATCCGGAGGACTCTGGGAGTTTGTCCACAACACAATGTCCTGTTTGACAT ACTAACGGTGGAGGAGCATGTGTGGTTTTATGGGTGTCTGAAGGGTTTGTCTGAAGCAGAGGTGAAAGCTGAGCTGGACACTCTGCTGGAAGATGTCGGCCTGCTGCACAAACGACATGAACAGACCAAAAACCTCTCTG gtgGCATGCAGAGGAAGCTGTCTGTGGCAATAGCGTTTGTTGGAGGCTCTAAGGTGGTTGTCCTGGATGAACCTACAGCTGGGGTTGATCCTTACTCCCGCAGAGGGATCTGGGATCTGCTGCTCAAATACCGCAAAG ACAGGACCATAATCCTGTCCACCCACTACATGGACGAGGCGGAGCTGCTCGGTGACCGAATCGCCATCATCTCCCAGGGGAAGCTGTGCTGTTGTGGCTCACCGCTCTTCCTTAAATCCCGCCTTGGATCTGGCTACTACCTCACTGTGGTGAAGCGGGAGGGACTGGAAACCAGCACTCCCAGCAGTACCAGTATCTGCACCAGTACCAGCAACAGCACGAACAAGCTGCCTCCCCTAAAG gACAGTGAGTCGTCCATGAGTGAAGACACTGGTCTGGGAAGTGAAGAGAGCAGCTCAT ACCTGGCGGCGTTGCTCTCCCTCGCACAACACCACATCCCGGGTGCGAGGCTGGTGGAGGAGTCAGGGCGCGAGGCGGTGGTCAACCTGCCACAAACAGCTTCCAAGGATAGCAGCCTGAGCATCTTCCTGTCTGAACTGGATCAGAGGCTGCCCGAGCTGGGCATCAGCAGTTACGGCCTGTCAGACAGCACACTGGAGGAG ATTTTTTTGCGAGTGGCAGAGGAAACCGGCGTGGATGCTGAACCAGAGCAGCAGGCTGAATCGCCACACAGGCAGCAGCCGTCAGCTGGgcacaggacagagagacaacatgCTGAAGAACCAGAGACAG GAAGGAAAAGGCTTCGTAAGCAAG AACCTCAGGAGACAGACCTGCTCAGTGGAGATGGCCGAGGTTGGATCCCCATGACTGGCTGGTGGCTGACCTGGCAGCAGCTGAGGGCTCTCTTCATTAAACGCTGGCTTTATGCCCGAAGGAGCCGCAGGGGCTTCTTCGCTCAG ATtgtcctgcctgctgtgttCGTGCTGGTAGCTCTGCTCTTTAGCCTCATCGTGCCTCCGTTCGGGAAGTATCCcgcgctgcagctgcagccatggATGTATGGAGAACAGTACACCTTCTTCAG TAACGATGCACCTGGGAACCCAGCCATGGAGAACCTGCTGGAAGCTCTCCTGGACCCACCAGGTTTTGGTACCAAGTGCATGGAGAAAGAGCAAGAAGACAACAGCAC GAGTCCTCAGTGTGAAAGGGAGCGGGGTGGTCTCTTCATGCGGCCGCAGGTCTCCTACTCCACCTGGCAGATGTTCAGCAGAGGCAACTGGAGCAAGGACAGACCCTCACCTGATTGTCAGTGTAGCACAGAGGACGTCCGCCGGATGCTCCCCGACTGCCCAGAGGGTGCCGGTGGACTGCCGCCTCCACAG ATGAAGAGGCTGACTGGAGACATCCTCCAAAATCTGACAAGTTATAACCTCTCTGATTACCTGGTGAAAACCTACTCTCAGATCTTGAAGAAAAG TCTAAAAACCAAGAAGTGGGTGAATGAATTCAG ATACGGAGGCTTCTCCCTTGGGGGCAGCAGCACTCAGACTTTAGCTCAGGTCCACCCTGTCCAAGAATCAGTCATGGCCATCAGGACCCGTTATCGAGTTCCAAAG AACAGCTCACTGGATCATCTGCTGAACAGACTGCCGGGGTTTCTAGGAGGACTGTACAGTCAAAACAATGTCAAg GTGTGGTACAACAACAAAGGATGGCATACCATGGTGTCATTTGTCAATGTGATGAACAACGGTCTGCTGAGAGCAAGTCTGCCACCAGgcccagagaggaggagacacggCATCACTGCCTACAACCACCCACTCAACCTCACCAAGGAAAAACTCACTGAAATGGCCAT GGTCACCACATCAGTAGATGTTCTGGTTTCCATCTGCGTGATCTTTGCCATGTCCTTTGTGCCGGCCAGCTTTGTCCTTTTTCTGATTGAGGAGCGAGTAAGCAAAGCCAAACACCTTCAGTTTGTCAGCGGGGTCAAACCGATTGTCTACTGGCTGGCTAACTTCACCTGGGACATG TTGAACTACACCGTCCCGGCCACCATCGTGGTGCTGATTTTCATCGCTTTCCAGCAGCAGTCGTATGTCTCAGAGACCAACCTGCCAGCTCTcgtcctgctgctcctgctctaTGG GTGGTCCATCACTCCTTTGATGTACCCAGCATCCTTTGTGTTCACCGTCCCCAGCACAGCCTATGTCATTCTTACCTCCATCAACCTCTTCATTGGAATCAATGGCAGCATCGCCACCTTCGTCCTGGAGCTGTTTGTTGACGAG CATCTGAATGAAGTGAACAGGATCCTAAAAAAGGTGTTTCTCATCTTCCCTCACTTCTGCCTGGGACGAGGACTCATTGACATGGCCAAAAACCAGGCCATGGCAGACGCCTTCCAGAGACTGG GCACAAAACCAACCCTGGACCCACTGCGGTGGGACTTTGTAGGGAAGAACCTGTTTGCAATGGCCGCTGAGGGCgttgtcttcttcatcttcaccatACTGCTGCAGTACAAGTTCTTTATTCGCTTCAG GCCTTGGTGGGTCAAGCCTGAGATGCCTCCTCTTGATCCAGAGGATGAGGACGTGgccagggaaagagagagggtcAGAAATGGCAAAGCCCAATCAGACATCCTCACCATGATTGACCTTAGCAAG GTTTATAAATCGGGCAGGAAGCCAGCGGTGGATCGTCTCTGCCTCGGGATTCCTCGTGGCGAG tgttttggccTGCTGGGGGTGAACGGAGCAGGGAAGACCTCTACCTTTCGCATGCTGACTGGAGACACAGCCGTCACCTACGGAGAGGCTTTCCTTAATCAACACAG TGTGCTGACAGAAATGGAGCGAGTCCACCAGCTGATGGGTTACTGTCCACAGTTTGACGCCATCAGCGACCTGCTGACGGGTCGGGAACATCTAGAGATGTACGCCCGCCTGCGGGGAGTGCCAGAGGAGTCTGTCGCCAAG GTGGCACAGTGGGGGGTGAAGAAGCTGGGACTGACCCAGTACGCTGAGCGAGAGGCTGGAGGCTACAGTGGAGGCAACAAGAGAAAACTCTCCACCGCCGTCTCCCTCATCGGGGCTCCGCCTGTTATATTCCTG GATGAGCCCACCACCGGCATGGACCCAAAAGCTAAAAGGTTTCTATGGAACTGCATCCTCAGTGTCATCAAAGAGGGAAGAGCTGTAGTTCTCACCTCCCACAG TATGGAGGAATGTGAGGCTCTCTGCACCAGAATGGCCATCATGGTCAACGGCAGATTTCAGTGTCTTGGATCTGTGCAACACCTGAAGAACAG GTTTGGCGATGGTTACACCATCATCCTCCGTGTGGTGGACAATAGATCTAACCCAGACTCGTGCCCCATCAGCACCTACATGAAGAACTCTTTTCCCAGCATCGAGCTGAAGGAGCGCCACCAAAACGTGCTGCAGTTCCAGCTGTCCTCACATGCCTGCTGCCTGGCTCGTGTCTTCGATGTGCTTGCCAACAACTATGAAGAGCTGGGCATCACTGACTTCTCTGTTTCACAGACCACCCTGGACCAG GTGTTTGTCAACTTTGCCAAGGAGCAGTCTGACGATGACCACCTCACAGAGGTGGTCACAGgcaacagtacagtacagacCCACCTGAATGCACTGCCCACCAGAATTAACCCTCCCACCATCCAACCACCGCCGCCAATAACACCCCCCCAGCCAAGCAAGACTCCAAAGCAGCAGGGGATGTCATCCAACAGCAAACCACAGGAGAGTAAatcaaaaaaggcaaaagctAGCAAGGTCAAATCTAAAGAAGGCAAAGCTAATgtagaaaaaagcagcagtatGGCAATGACCAGAATACCTCAGCCAGAGGAGACAAATCAGCCAAGGCGGAGGGGCAACAGTGGATCAGACAGCAGTAATGATGGAGTTCGGGGAGAATCCCGGAAATCCAGTGGGTCCAAACACAATGCAGAAAGCTCCAGTAAAGATCCTACGGCACTCTTTATGgtcaacagcaacacacaggaCAGCACACTATGA